One Thermococcus sp. DNA segment encodes these proteins:
- a CDS encoding SDR family oxidoreductase: MRNKLVVVTGGAGFIGSHIAWELVKDNDVVIIDNLYTGKEENVPPGAKLVKVDIRNHSAVAELISSADYVFHEAAQVSVVESIRDPVFTEEVNVLGTLNILKAILDGNGKLVFASSAAVYGDNPNLPLKESERPKPLSPYGVTKATAEEYLRVYHELYGLPIVALRYFNVFGPRQGSNQYAGVISIFINRALKNEPLFIYGDGKQTRDFIYVKDVVRANLLVAESRRANGRVFNVATGRQTTVLELARRVIEITGANSQIVFDKPRPGDIRHSLADISGIRGLGFEPEWSLEEGLKKTVEWHQGLDSP; this comes from the coding sequence ATGAGAAACAAGCTGGTGGTCGTTACCGGAGGAGCGGGATTCATCGGCTCCCACATCGCCTGGGAGCTTGTCAAGGACAACGATGTCGTGATAATAGACAACCTCTACACCGGAAAGGAGGAGAACGTACCCCCTGGTGCGAAGCTGGTTAAAGTGGACATAAGAAACCACAGTGCGGTAGCCGAGCTGATAAGTAGCGCGGACTACGTCTTCCACGAGGCGGCCCAGGTCAGCGTCGTGGAGAGCATTCGAGACCCGGTCTTCACGGAGGAGGTCAACGTCCTTGGAACGCTTAACATTCTGAAAGCCATTCTTGATGGCAACGGGAAACTGGTCTTTGCGTCATCAGCGGCAGTTTACGGCGACAACCCGAACCTCCCGCTGAAAGAAAGTGAAAGACCGAAACCGCTTTCACCGTATGGCGTTACCAAGGCAACAGCCGAAGAGTACCTGAGGGTTTATCATGAACTCTACGGCCTTCCCATCGTTGCGCTCCGTTACTTCAACGTCTTTGGGCCGAGGCAGGGGTCTAACCAATACGCGGGAGTGATAAGCATTTTCATCAACCGCGCCCTGAAGAACGAGCCGCTCTTCATCTACGGGGACGGCAAGCAGACACGGGATTTCATCTACGTAAAGGACGTCGTTAGGGCGAACCTCCTCGTTGCAGAGAGCAGGCGCGCCAACGGGAGGGTCTTCAACGTTGCAACCGGGAGACAGACAACGGTGCTGGAGCTGGCCAGGAGAGTTATTGAAATCACGGGCGCGAACTCGCAGATAGTCTTCGACAAGCCGAGACCCGGCGATATAAGGCACAGCCTCGCGGATATAAGCGGGATCAGAGGGCTTGGCTTTGAACCGGAGTGGAGCCTTGAGGAGGGGCTGAAGAAAACGGTGGAGTGGCATCAGGGTTTGGATAGCCCGTAA